Proteins encoded in a region of the Elaeis guineensis isolate ETL-2024a chromosome 7, EG11, whole genome shotgun sequence genome:
- the LOC140859166 gene encoding mitochondrial import receptor subunit TOM20-like — protein MEMPTNELDRLVFFEHARKAAEAAYAKNPLDADNLTRWGGALLELSQFQTGADGIKMIKDAVSRLEEALELNPRKHDTLWCLGNAHTSHAFYTPDHEQAKVYFAKATQCFQQAVEEDPGNELYLKSLDLSAKVYFIYLCISSSIFKALSM, from the exons ATGGAGATGCCTACGAACGAGTTGGATCGGCTCGTCTTCTTCGAGCACGCCCGCAAGGCCGCCGAGGCGGCCTACGCCAAGAACCCCCTCGATGCTGAC AATTTGACAAGGTGGGGAGGAGCGCTGCTCGAGCTATCGCAGTTTCAAACTGGAGCTGACGGCATAAAAATGATTAAAG ATGCTGTATCGAGATTGGAGGAAGCCTTGGAGTTGAATCCTCGAAAGCATGATACTCTCTGGTGCTTAGGAAATGCCCATACTTCTCATGCATTCTACACTCCTGATCACGAGCAAGCAAAGGTTTATTTTGCAAAGGCTACTCAGTGTTTCCAGCAGGCAGTGGAGGAG GATCCTGGAAATGAGCTATATCTCAAGTCTCTGGATTTATCAGCAAAGgtatatttcatttatttatgtatATCCAGCTCAATTTTTAAAGCTTTGAGCATGTAG